The genomic interval GACGCTGGTTTTACTATCGGGATTACTCACGGAATAAGCGCTCGTTTTCACGAAGCCCGCTGCAAAGCGGCTTGACGGAGCGGTGAGCAGATGCCATATATGTCATCTTTATTAACAAATAGTGTAATGAACTAACCGGTCGGAGACTTAAAATGAGTGATGAGCAGAAATCAAGCGGGCTTCCGATGGCCAGCAAATGGGATCCGGAAAAGATCCGCAAAGAAGAGGAATACCTCAAGGATCTGAACACCAAACCCTTTGGCCAGAAGGTAAAAGGATATTTCAAACTGACCGGACCGGCCTGGATGCAGAGCGCCATGACTCTGGGGGCCGGTTCTGCTGCGGCGTCGGTGGTGGCCGGCGCGTTTTTCGGATATCAGCTGTTGTGGGTTCAGCCGATTGCAATGTTCCTGGGCGTCTTCATGATGGCGGCACTGTCGAATATCACACTGACCAAGGGTGAACGCGGATACGAAGTGGTAAAACGTGAGCTGCATCCGTCCATTGCATTTTTCTGGGCATTAGCCACTGTGGTTTCGACCGTGATCTGGCACTTCGGCCAGTATGCCCTGCTCGGCGGGGCCTTCTGGGATATTGCCAACGTGGCCGGTATTGAAAACGCAGGAGATTCAAAAACCATCGAAACGGTGGTGCGTTTTGCCGGCGGATTCCTGATTCTCGGCATTAACATTGCCCTGACCTGGAACTATGGCGGAAAATCCAAGGGCATCAAAATCTATGAAGGTTTTCTCAGCTGGACCATTCGCGCGGTAATGGCCGCCTTCCTGATTGTGGTTGTTGTGCAGGCCGTGAAAATGGAAGTCGACTGGGGCGGAGTCTTTAAAGGCTTCTTTGCGTTCTCTGTGCCCGGCGAAGGTTCCATAACCACCATTCTCGGCGCCATCGGTGCCGCAGTAGGCATTAATATGACCTTTCTCTACCCCTACTCTATTCTGGCAAAAGGCTGGGGAAAACACCATAAAGGACTGGCCCGCTTCGATTTGGTGATGTCGCTGTTTGTGCCCTACATCATTCTCACATCGCTGATCATCATCGGTATGGCTTCCACCGTGCACGGAAACCTCGGCGAAGGCGTAACACAGGCGAACTTCAAACCGATTGATGCCGCACAGGCGCTGGCCAGCGTATTGGGCAGCGGTCTCGGACGTATTGTATTCGACCTCGGTTTTGCCGGTATGGCCTGCGGCGCCATCAGTGCCCATATGGTCTGCTGCGGGTTCACCGTCTGCGAAATGTTCGGCCTCGAATACACCACTAAACGTTACCGCATGTTCACGCTGGTTCCGGCCATTGGGATTCTGGGCGTAATGATCCAGAGTCCGATCTGGCTGCCGGTGATTGCTTCCGCGCTCGCTTTCACTATGCTTCCGATCGCCTATGTCAGCTTCTTTATTCTGAACAACAAGCGGTCTTATCTGGGTGATGCGGTTGGAAAAGGCTGGAAGCGCATTGCCGTGAATACCGTTCTGCTGATTGCGGTAATTCTGTCACTGATCGGAGCCGGTATTAAAATCAAAAGCGGTGTTATTGATAAAATCGCCAATATGGCGAACAAAGAAGCTGCGAAACAGCCGTAAACCTACGGCACTTCGTCAATCCAGCCCCCGCCGAGCACTTCTCCGTTTCTGTAAAAAACGGCGGCCTGACCGGGGGTCAGTGCAAACTGGGGCTCGTCAAATATGACGCGCCCCTTTTTCCGGTCACCCGAAACCTCAACTGTTGCCTGCGCCCCGTTACTCCGGTAGCGCGGACGTACTTCGCAAACGAAATCGTCCTGCGGCGGTTCGCCGGCAATCCAGTGAATATCGTCGAGCAGGCATTCGGATTTCATCACTCCCGGCCGTGGAGCAATTTCAACAATGTTATTCTCTGTATCCAGACGTTTGACATACATCCGCTCACCCAGGGCAATCCCGAGCTTCCCCCGCTGGCCTACCGTGAAATTATGCAGTCCGTCATGCTCGCCGACCACTTTTCCGGTGTGATCAACAATGTGTCCCTTCTGAACAACCGACGGATCGCGCTTCTCGACAAATTCCGCCAGCTTGCCCTCTTCAATAAAGCAGAGATCCTGACTGTCCCCGCGGGAAACAACGGGCAGTCCGCGCTCGGCGGAATAAGCCTTCACTTCCGGCTTTTCGATTCCGGCCAGCGGAAACAGCAGCATCGCGAGCTGTTTCTGGCCAAGACGATGCAGAAAGTACGACTGATCCTTATTCGGATCGGCTGCGGCTAACAGATGGTAGATCCCGCTTTCATCCTTTTCGACGCGGGCATAATGACCTGTAGCCACAAAATTACAGTTGAGCTGCACGGCACGATCAACCAGAAAACCGAACTTCACAAATGAATTACAATAGATACAGGGTGAAGGTGTACGCCCTGCGGCATACGATTTTACAAAAGGATCAACAATTTTATCAGTGAAAATGTCCTGTGCATTGACAACATAGTGACGGATATCCAGATAGGAACAGACGCGGCGTGCGCGCTCCACGTCCTCAAGAGAACAGCACCGCGAACCGTCTTTCCACATATGCGCCGTCAGGCCGATAACTTCATATCCCTGATCCACCAGCATCGCGGCAGCGGCCGAACTGTCGGTTCCACCGCTCATACCGACCGCAACACGACCTTTTGAAGGGTTCTGTTCTGAATTTGACATGCGCGGAAGATAGACACGACACTGCAACTTGGCAAGTTAAGCAGACATTTATTTGAACAGTGTTTAAAATCACTTGTCGAAAGTACATAAATCATCAATAAAGAATCACAAACTCGAAAACAAGAGGGAGGAGCAATGTGTTTTTCTAGTATTTTTTACTAGACCACCGCGCCGGCGTTTACTACAAACGAAAAGAACTTTAATAAACAACGAGGTATAACACATGGCTACTAACCCTATCGGTAAAAATACGAAAACCATCGGAATCAATATGTCAAAGAAGATGGCTGATGAACTTGAAAAACGTGCAGATTCCATGCACCTGTCTACGAGCAAATACTGCAAAGTGATCCTGACTGAATGGTTGGAATCCGGTCGTAAGCTGACCCTGCAGGAAAAAAAATAAGGCTCCGTGATTTTTAAGCGGACTGATCAGAACAGGGTTCTTAACAGAACCCTGTTTTGTTTGGCTTTTCCAGTCATTGGAATCCCTGTTTTTTATAAGAAAAAACAGCCGGTTAGTCTTTGACAGGCCGCGCTTTAAGGGGTATGGTCCGCGATCATTTTTTGAGAAAATAACGACGGAGAGTTTATCATGTCCATGCACAGCAGCTTGAAAGGCGCGGCTAAAATCCGCACGAAACGTAATGTACTGAAGCGCTTTGAGCGCGTTGAAAAACTGAAGGCCGAAGGCCGCTGGGCTGAGGGCGATCGCGCGCACGGTCTGCCGAAGACCAAGCCGGAAGCTTAATTCAGCGCTTACGCATTTGCAAAGCACTCCAGGCTGCAGCCGGGGGTGCTTTTTTATTGAATCATGCCTGCAAACGAATCCATTCGACTCCAGAAACACCTGGCCGACTGCGGTCTGGGCTCCCGGCGCTTCTGTGAAAAACTGATTTCCGCCGGACGGGTTAAGGTGGACGGTAAAATTGTTACCGAGCTGGGAACCAAAGTGGTTCCCGGCCGGCAGAAAGTGGAATGCAACGGAAAACCGGTTATTCAGGAACCCCCGGTTACCCTGCTGCTGAACAAACCGCCCAAAGTGATCTGCACCTCGGATGATCCACAGGGCCGGACCACTGTACTTGACCTGCTTGACGATCTGCCGGAACGCGTTTACACCGTCGGCCGCCTTGATTTCATGAGCGAAGGGCTGATTGTAGTGACCAACGATGGCGATCTTGCCCATGCCCTGATGCACCCGAGGTATCATATTCCCAAGGTCTATAAGGTCTGGATTGATACGCCGCTGGGCTTTCACCAGCGGCCGAAAATGATGCGCGGAATTCCCAACCGGGGCGAAACCCTGCGTGTGCTCCATATTGATGAGGGCAAACATACGAAACAAGGGGTTGAATATACCATCACTCTGGGCGAAGGCCGTAACCGCCATATTCGCCGGCTGATGGAACATTTTGATAAAAAAGTTTTCCGGCTGCAGCGTACTGCTATCGGACCGATCCGACTGGACGACCTGAAAACCGGCGAATGGCGCCGCGTCAAACCCGCCGAGTTGAAACTGCTGCGCATTGCCATCCGGGAAGCAAAAGCGCAGGCAAAATAGCGCAAAGCCGCTTGACGTCAGCAGATGATAAATAATACCGTATTTGTCATATATAAATTGCATTAAGAGCGGCGTGAGGGAACTGGCCCGGCGAGCGTCCGGCAACCTGAAAAGAACGCAGGTGCCAAGGCCAGGCTTTGCAGCGCAAAGCAACGATGTGTTCCAGCAGATGGAAAAAGATCGCTGTCTTTTCGCAAAGTTTTTCCCGGCGGCGTGAATATCAACCCGAAGGAGAAACCTAATGAGTAAACTGGAAACCCAATGTCTGCACGCCGGATACGAATCCGTCGAAGGAAGTACTAAATCCCAGGCTGTTCCGCTGTACCGCACGGCATCCTACCGTTTTGACAGCACCGAACACGCGGCCAATCTGTTCACCCTCAAAGAACTGGGCAATATCTACACCCGCCTGATGAATCCCACCTCCGATATTCTGGAACAGCGCGTGGCTGCTCTGGAAGGCGGAGCCGCAGCGCTCGCACTGGCCTCCGGTACCAGCGCGGTATTTTACAGCATCATCAATCTGGCGAAGTCGGGTGATGAGATTGTGTCCTCCAGCAATCTCTATGGCGGCACCTACACGCAGTTCAACGACATTCTGCCGGGCATGGGCATCAAGGTGAACTTTGTGGATTCGTCCGACCCGAAAAATTTTGAAGCCGCCATCAATGAAAAAACCAAAGCGGTATTCTGCGAAACCATCGGCAACCCCGCTCTGGGACTGACCGATATCCAGGGCGTTGCCGATATCGCACACGCGCACGGGCTTCCGCTGATTGTCGATTCCACTTTCACCACTCCAGCCCTGCTGCGTCCGCTGGACCACGGGGCCGACATTGTCGTCCACTCGCTGACCAAATGGATGGGCGGTCACGGAACCGGCATCGGCGGCATTGTTGTAGACTCCGGAAAATTTGACTGGACCACCGGCAAGCACCCGCTGCTGTCCGACCCGGAGCCAAGCTACTGGAACGTCAGTTTCGCTAACGATCTCGGCGATCTGGCTCCCCTCGCCTACATTCTGCGTATGCGTCTGATTCCGCTTCGCAATCTCGGAGCCTGCATCGCTCCGGACAACGCCTGGATGGCTCTGCAGGGCATTGAAACACTGGCTCTGCGTATGGAGCGCCACTCCGAAAACGGTCGCGCCGTGGCCGAACACCTGAAAAAAAGCAGCTCCGTCGAGTGGGTTAAATATGCCGGAGACGACAAACTGGCATCGAAATATCTCCCGAACGGAGCCGGCGGCATGGTCGTCTTTGAAATCAAAGGCGGCGAAGAGGCCGGCCGTAAATTCATCGAAGCCCTCAGTATGTTCTCACACGTAGCCAATGTGGGCGATGCGCGCAGTCTGGCCATTCATCCGGCAAGTACGACGCATTCCCAGCTGACACCGGAACAGCAGGCTGCCGGCGGTATTACGCCCGGTCTGATCCGTCTATCGATCGGTATCGAACATATCGACGATATTCTGGCCGATATCGACCAGGCACTGGCTCGGTCATAAAAAACGGAAACAGGCCGTCCCGTTCCGGGGCGGTCTTAAAATTCAGCCTCATCGATTTTTCAAACTCAAATGCGGAGCAATAAACAGTATCAGCAGCCCTGCCAGAATACCCGGCATACCTTCATAGATCATATTGTGCCAGCCGGCCCCGCGCCAAAGCATAGCGACGGCCAAACCGCCCAGCATCGCAAATACAGCCGTTTTATGACCGGGCTTTCCGCCGAAGCACAGATACATCAGCAGCGGAGCAAAGGCACTTGCCAGTCCTGACCACGCCATAATCACCAGACTGAATACACTCTGTTTATTCAGAATGGCCCAGCCCAGCGCAAATACGGTGATCAGAACAGTCGTCACTTTCAGCATCCAGGTTTTTTCAATCTTCTGCGGAATCAGATCGTGGGTAACCGCCGAAGAACAGCTCAGCACCACGGAATCCGCTGTGGACATCGTTGCCGCAAAAACACCGGCAAGAATCAGCCCGACCAGAAACGGCGGCAACAGCTCCTGTGCCATCATCGGCAACGCCAGTTCGGCATCAAAAGCACCCGTGTCGGACAGGTAGATTCTCGACAGCATGTAGCGGCGGCATAAAACGCGATAAACCAGAGATAATACCAGAACTTTGCCCGCACCATTTTGGTTTTACAGTCGAGCGTCATAAACCGCACCATGACATGCGGCTGCCCGGCAACCGACAATCCGGCAAATCCCCAGCTGACAGCAAAAAAAAGGCCGCCGAACAGCCCCGGAAAAACCAGTCCCTTGGGAAACAGGTCAAGAAATCCTTCCACCCGGCCCATCTGCTCAATTGCACCGGACACGCCACCAACCGAAGAGGTAGCCACAATCAGCAGCAGACTCATCGCCAGCATCATCACGACCGACTGCGCCGCATCGGTCCAGATGGACGCCCGGATGCCGCCGGAAAAACAATAGACCGCTACCAGCACCGCACCGATCACCGCACCGGTCCATTCCGGCCAGTCAAACAGCACATGCAGTGCCTTGCTTCCCGCCACAAGCTGTGCTCCGGCGTAGGCCATCAGAAAGATCAGCGTCACTGCGGCGGCCAGACGCTGCAGCACCACGTTCCGATTTCCGTTCCATGCGCTGAGCACTCCGGCATAACTGACTTCACCGGTACGCTCTGTCGCAATGCGCAGCCGCCGATGAACCAGACTGGAGGCCACCATATCACCCAGAATCCAGCCGGTCATCAGCCAGATCGAAGCCAGCCCGGTCACATAGGTGTAGCCGATGACTCCGATAAACATGTATCCGCTGTTGTTGGTCGCAACGGCGGAAAGTCCAACGAGTGACGGCGGGATTGAACTGCTGGCCAGATAATAATCTTTTTTGGTTCCCCGACTGTGCAGCACCGAACTGATACCGATGACCGCAAACAGACTGAGAAATAAAAGAAATCCGAAAACCATCATGCGTTCATCCCCGCCCTTGCGATCAATCTACAACGGCTTCCGCTTCCAGCGAATAGGAGCCGTCTTCCCGGTGCACCTCTTTACCGTGCAAAGGCGGATTGAAAACACAGGCCATCTGCATTTCCTCAAAGGCACGAAGCATATGATCGTCATTTTTATCGAGGATATAAATAGTGCCCGGTTCAATGGGATACTTTATACCGTCACTGAGCGTCTCTACTTCGCCACGCCCGGAGATGCAATAGACGGACTCCAGATGTTTTTTGTAATGAAGATGAAAATCGGCATCTTTATAAATCGTCGTGATATGAAATGAAAATCCCATTCCGTCATCACGAAGAAGCAGACGCGTGCTCTCCCAGTTTCCATCCGGCGAGACAACACGACGCGCAGAGGCATTGGCCTCCTTGAGGTTTCTGACAATCATTTTACTTTTTCCTCCACATGGTTCTTCTCAACAATGACATCATCGAAATAATCGGTCTCCTCTGGAATTTCATCCACTCGTCGGCACACCAGCCGGACAGCATTCTCCAGAATATCAATACCCCGCTTCAGGTTTTCGTCCGTAATAACCAACGGACACAGCAGCTTAATCACCTGATCATCCGCGCCGCTGGTTTCAATAATCAGCCCCTGACGGAATGCCGCCTGGGTAATCTGTCCGGCAATATCCCCATTGACACAGTTAATGCCCTGAAACATGCCGCGGCCGCGGGTGGTAAAATGGCCTTCACCATATTCGTCCACGATTTTATTCAGCCGTTTCTCAATATATTTCCCTTTTCGCTGTACCTCTTTTTCGAAAGTGTCATCACTCCAGAATTCATCAATCGCCGCCTTTGCCGTAACAAAAGCCATGTTGTTTCCACGGAATGTGCCGTTGTGTTCACCGGGTTTCCAATTGTCGTATTTCGGTTTGATCAGCACCACAGCAAACGGCAGACCGTAACCGCTGAGGGATTTTGAGAGCGTAATGATATCGGGTTTGATCCCCGCTTCTTCAAAACTGAAAAAGTTTCCGGACCGGCCGTTGCCTGCCTGAATGTCATCAACAATCAACAGCATTTCATGTTTTCTGCACACCGCTTCCAGCTTTCTCAGCCACTCCACGGTGCAGGCGTTAATGCCGCCTTCGCCCTGAATACATTCAACAATGGCCGCCGCCGGCTTATCAATGCCGCTGCTCGAATCCGAAAGGATCTTGTCCATATATTCAATGGTATCGAGATCGTCACCCATGTAGCCGTCGTAGGGCATCCGGCTGCTGCCGGCCAGTGTCAGTCCCGCCGCGCCGCGATGATGCGAGTTGCCCGTACAGGCCAGCGAACCCATACTCACCCCGTGAAAGCCGTTGGTGAACGAAATGATGTTACTGCGGCCCGTGTAGCTTCGGGCCGCTTTCAGTGCTGCCTCGACCGCATTGGTTCCGGTAGGACCGGTGAACATGACCATATAATCGAGCTCACGAGGCTGAAGAATTTTTTTCTGAAAGGTTTCCAGAAACTCGCGTTTGGCTTCGGTATGCAGGTCCAGACTGTGCGAGATACCGTCGTTGGCAATATATTCCAACAGCTTTTCTTTGAATACCGGATGGTTGTGGCCGTAGTTCAGCGAACCGGCACCCGCCAGAAAATCGAGATATTCATTACCATCGGTGTCATAAACATACTCCCCTTTTGCACGTTCAAAAATGCGGGGGAAATTTCGAGCATAACTCTGAACTTCTGATTCTATTTCATCGAAGATCTTCATCTATTTTTCCTCGCTTTGCTGTTTGGTTATCGGGCCGATAT from Verrucomicrobia bacterium S94 carries:
- a CDS encoding O-acetylhomoserine aminocarboxypropyltransferase/cysteine synthase, producing MSKLETQCLHAGYESVEGSTKSQAVPLYRTASYRFDSTEHAANLFTLKELGNIYTRLMNPTSDILEQRVAALEGGAAALALASGTSAVFYSIINLAKSGDEIVSSSNLYGGTYTQFNDILPGMGIKVNFVDSSDPKNFEAAINEKTKAVFCETIGNPALGLTDIQGVADIAHAHGLPLIVDSTFTTPALLRPLDHGADIVVHSLTKWMGGHGTGIGGIVVDSGKFDWTTGKHPLLSDPEPSYWNVSFANDLGDLAPLAYILRMRLIPLRNLGACIAPDNAWMALQGIETLALRMERHSENGRAVAEHLKKSSSVEWVKYAGDDKLASKYLPNGAGGMVVFEIKGGEEAGRKFIEALSMFSHVANVGDARSLAIHPASTTHSQLTPEQQAAGGITPGLIRLSIGIEHIDDILADIDQALARS
- a CDS encoding small basic protein, encoding MSMHSSLKGAAKIRTKRNVLKRFERVEKLKAEGRWAEGDRAHGLPKTKPEA
- a CDS encoding ectoine synthase; its protein translation is MIVRNLKEANASARRVVSPDGNWESTRLLLRDDGMGFSFHITTIYKDADFHLHYKKHLESVYCISGRGEVETLSDGIKYPIEPGTIYILDKNDDHMLRAFEEMQMACVFNPPLHGKEVHREDGSYSLEAEAVVD
- a CDS encoding rRNA pseudouridine synthase; its protein translation is MPANESIRLQKHLADCGLGSRRFCEKLISAGRVKVDGKIVTELGTKVVPGRQKVECNGKPVIQEPPVTLLLNKPPKVICTSDDPQGRTTVLDLLDDLPERVYTVGRLDFMSEGLIVVTNDGDLAHALMHPRYHIPKVYKVWIDTPLGFHQRPKMMRGIPNRGETLRVLHIDEGKHTKQGVEYTITLGEGRNRHIRRLMEHFDKKVFRLQRTAIGPIRLDDLKTGEWRRVKPAELKLLRIAIREAKAQAK
- the mnmA gene encoding tRNA 2-thiouridine(34) synthase MnmA, which codes for MSNSEQNPSKGRVAVGMSGGTDSSAAAAMLVDQGYEVIGLTAHMWKDGSRCCSLEDVERARRVCSYLDIRHYVVNAQDIFTDKIVDPFVKSYAAGRTPSPCIYCNSFVKFGFLVDRAVQLNCNFVATGHYARVEKDESGIYHLLAAADPNKDQSYFLHRLGQKQLAMLLFPLAGIEKPEVKAYSAERGLPVVSRGDSQDLCFIEEGKLAEFVEKRDPSVVQKGHIVDHTGKVVGEHDGLHNFTVGQRGKLGIALGERMYVKRLDTENNIVEIAPRPGVMKSECLLDDIHWIAGEPPQDDFVCEVRPRYRSNGAQATVEVSGDRKKGRVIFDEPQFALTPGQAAVFYRNGEVLGGGWIDEVP
- the ectB gene encoding diaminobutyrate--2-oxoglutarate transaminase codes for the protein MKIFDEIESEVQSYARNFPRIFERAKGEYVYDTDGNEYLDFLAGAGSLNYGHNHPVFKEKLLEYIANDGISHSLDLHTEAKREFLETFQKKILQPRELDYMVMFTGPTGTNAVEAALKAARSYTGRSNIISFTNGFHGVSMGSLACTGNSHHRGAAGLTLAGSSRMPYDGYMGDDLDTIEYMDKILSDSSSGIDKPAAAIVECIQGEGGINACTVEWLRKLEAVCRKHEMLLIVDDIQAGNGRSGNFFSFEEAGIKPDIITLSKSLSGYGLPFAVVLIKPKYDNWKPGEHNGTFRGNNMAFVTAKAAIDEFWSDDTFEKEVQRKGKYIEKRLNKIVDEYGEGHFTTRGRGMFQGINCVNGDIAGQITQAAFRQGLIIETSGADDQVIKLLCPLVITDENLKRGIDILENAVRLVCRRVDEIPEETDYFDDVIVEKNHVEEKVK